Proteins encoded by one window of Macaca mulatta isolate MMU2019108-1 chromosome 10, T2T-MMU8v2.0, whole genome shotgun sequence:
- the YPEL1 gene encoding protein yippee-like 1 isoform X1, whose product MVKMTKSKTFQAYLPNCHRTYSCIHCRAHLANHDELISKSFQGSQGRAYLFNSVVNVGCGPAEERVLLTGLHAVADIYCENCKTTLGWKYEHAFESSQKYKEGKFIIELAHMIKDNGWE is encoded by the exons ATGGTGAAAATGACAAAGTCCAAAACTTTCCAAGCGTATCTGCCGAATTGTCACCGAACGTACAGCTGCATCCACTGCAGAGCACACCTGGCCAATCATGATGAGCTCATCTCCAAG TCCTTTCAGGGGAGCCAGGGACGCGCCTACCTCTTCAATTCCGT GGTGAACGTGGGCTGCGGCCCCGCAGAGGAGAGGGTCCTTCTCACCGGGCTGCATGCGGTCGCCGACATCTACTGCGAGAACTGCAAGACCACACTCGGGTGGAAATAC gagCATGCGTTTGAGAGCAGTCAGAAATATAAGGAAGGAAAATTCATCATTGAGCTTGCTCACATGATCAAAGACAATGGCTGGGAGTAA
- the YPEL1 gene encoding protein yippee-like 1 isoform X2, with protein sequence MVKMTKSKTFQAYLPNCHRTYSCIHCRAHLANHDELISKATRWPLFPLRVNVGCGPAEERVLLTGLHAVADIYCENCKTTLGWKYEHAFESSQKYKEGKFIIELAHMIKDNGWE encoded by the exons ATGGTGAAAATGACAAAGTCCAAAACTTTCCAAGCGTATCTGCCGAATTGTCACCGAACGTACAGCTGCATCCACTGCAGAGCACACCTGGCCAATCATGATGAGCTCATCTCCAAGGCAA CACGGTGGCCCCTCTTTCCCCTCAGGGTGAACGTGGGCTGCGGCCCCGCAGAGGAGAGGGTCCTTCTCACCGGGCTGCATGCGGTCGCCGACATCTACTGCGAGAACTGCAAGACCACACTCGGGTGGAAATAC gagCATGCGTTTGAGAGCAGTCAGAAATATAAGGAAGGAAAATTCATCATTGAGCTTGCTCACATGATCAAAGACAATGGCTGGGAGTAA